A genome region from Cucurbita pepo subsp. pepo cultivar mu-cu-16 chromosome LG02, ASM280686v2, whole genome shotgun sequence includes the following:
- the LOC111787631 gene encoding oligopeptide transporter 4-like isoform X2 — MAPCEIDSEANSRECDPIDDDDEEITPIEQVRLTVSTEDDPSIPVWTFRMWFLGLISCVLLSFLNTFFGYRTEPLVISMISVQVATLPIGRFMANVLPTTKFRIPGFGDREFSLNPGPFNMKEHVLISIFANAGSAFGNGAAYAIGIVDIIKAFYHRKISFLTGWILVITTQVMGYGWAGILRKYVVNPAHMWWPSSLVQVSLFRAMHEKDESRMSRGKFFLIALICSFSWYVVPGYLFPTLSTISWVCWIYPRSVTAQQLGSGMRGLGLGAFSLDWSVIASFLYSPLVSPFFAIVNVAVGYLVIMYILLPIAYWKINLYNAKNFPIFSSHLYNAQGQIYNVSAIVNDKFEIDMAAYEKQGRINLSVFFSLSYGIGFAAIVSTLSHVALFNGKEIYQQFRASYRSKEDIHTKLMKKYKDIPAWWFHMLLFLSIILALALCIFMKDQIQMPWWGLIFAAVLALTFTLPISIITATTNQSPGLNIITEYLMGIILPGRPIANVCFKTYGYISMTQAVSFLNDFKLGHYMKIPPISMFIVQCVGTLVAGTVNMGVAWWLLISIENICQDQILPPNSPWTCPGDRVFFDASVIWGLVGPKRIFGSLGNYAALNWFFIGGAIGPFLVWLLQRTFPKHKWISLINLPVLLGSTAAMPPATTVNFNCWILVGTVFNFFVFRYRKQWWQRYNYVLSAALDAGLAFMGVLLYFTLTMEDRSVSWWGADGEHCELATCPTAKGVVVDGCPVF; from the exons ATGGCTCC CTGCGAGATCGACTCTGAAGCGAACTCTCGCGAATGCGATCCCattgacgacgacgacgaagaAATTACGCCAATCGAACAGGTTCGTCTCACAGTCTCGACAGAAGACGATCCTTCGATCCCCGTATGGACCTTCCGGATGTGGTTTCTTGGATTGATTTCTTGTGTACTCCTCTCGTTTCTGAACACTTTCTTCGGCTACCGTACAGAGCCGCTCGTCATTTCGATGATCTCCGTTCAGGTTGCGACGCTGCCGATCGGAAGGTTTATGGCGAATGTTCTTCCGACGACGAAGTTTCGGATCCCTGGATTTGGAGACAGAGAGTTCTCGCTTAATCCAGGACCGTTCAATATGAAAGAACATGTCCTGATTTCGATTTTCGCTAATGCCGGTTCTGCTTTCGGAAACGGCGCCGCTTATGCAATCGGAATAGTCGATATTATAAAGGCGTTTTATCACCGGAAAATCTCGTTCTTAACCGGTTGGATTCTTGTTATAACGACGCAG GTTATGGGATATGGATGGGCCGGTATACTGCGGAAATACGTTGTGAATCCTGCACATATGTGGTGGCCGAGCAGTCTGGTGCAGGTCTCTCTGTTCAG AGCCATGCACGAGAAAGATGAAAGCCGGATGTCAAGAGGCAAATTCTTCTTGATTGCACTGATATGCAGCTTCTCTTGGTACGTAGTCCCAGGTTATCTCTTCCCAACTCTGTCAACCATCTCATGGGTGTGCTGGATTTACCCCCGCTCCGTCACAGCCCAGCAGCTCGGCTCTGGCATGCGCGGCCTCGGCCTCGGCGCCTTCTCTCTCGACTGGTCCGTCATTGCCTCTTTCCTTTACAGCCCTCTTGTCAGCCCCTTCTTCGCCATTGTCAATGTTGCCGTCGGCTACCTTGTCATCATGTACATTTTGCTCCCAATTGCCTACTGGAAGATCAATCTCTACAATGCCAAAAACTTCCCCATCTTCTCCTCTCATCTCTACAACGCCCAAGGTCAGATTTATAACGTGTCCGCCATTGTGAATGACAAGTTTGAGATTGACATGGCGGCTTACGAGAAGCAGGGGAGGATCAATCTCAGTGTGTTCTTTTCACTTTCATATGGCATTGGTTTTGCTGCTATCGTTTCTACACTCTCTCATGTTGCCCTGTTCAATGGAAA GGAAATATACCAACAGTTCCGGGCTTCTTATAGAAGTAAAGAAGATATTCATACAAAATTGATGAAGAAGTATAAGGATATACCCGCTTGGTGGTTCCACatgcttctttttttgtcCATTATTTTGGCCCTTGCATTGTGTATTTTCATGAAAGATCAGATCCAAATGCCGTGGTGGGGACTCATCTTTGCTGCGGTTCTTGCTTTGACTTTTACCCTGCCCATCAGTATCATTACTGCCACTACCAATCAG TCCCCAGGGCTGAACATAATCACGGAGTACCTGATGGGTATTATATTACCAGGAAGACCAATAGCCAATGTCTGCTTCAAGACATACGGATATATAAGCATGACACAGGCAGTCTCCTTTCTTAATGACTTCAAGCTCGGCCATTACATGAAGATACCACCCATTTCTATGTTCATTGTTCAG TGCGTAGGAACTCTGGTGGCCGGGACAGTGAATATGGGAGTAGCCTGGTGGCTACTGATCTCCATAGAAAACATCTGCCAGGACCAAATCCTTCCTCCCAACAGCCCGTGGACCTGCCCGGGTGACCGAGTTTTCTTCGACGCTTCTGTAATTTGGGGCCTCGTCGGTCCCAAGCGAATCTTCGGCTCCCTCGGTAATTACGCCGCTCTCAACTGGTTCTTCATCGGCGGCGCTATTGGCCCCTTCTTGGTTTGGCTTCTTCAAAGGACCTTCCCCAAACACAAATGGATCTCCCTCATAAACCTTCCCGTCCTCCTCGGCTCCACCGCCGCCATGCCGCCGGCCACCACCGTCAACTTCAACTGCTGGATTTTAGTCGGTACTGTCTTcaatttcttcgttttccGGTACCGGAAACAGTGGTGGCAGAGGTATAACTACGTCCTCTCGGCGGCGCTGGATGCTGGATTAGCGTTCATGGGAGTGCTCCTGTATTTCACTTTGACTATGGAGGATCGAAGCGTGAGTTGGTGGGGCGCCGATGGCGAGCACTGTGAATTGGCGACTTGTCCGACGGCTAAAGGTGTTGTAGTTGATGGTTGTCCTGTTTTCTGA
- the LOC111787631 gene encoding oligopeptide transporter 4-like isoform X1 — MAPCEIDSEANSRECDPIDDDDEEITPIEQVRLTVSTEDDPSIPVWTFRMWFLGLISCVLLSFLNTFFGYRTEPLVISMISVQVATLPIGRFMANVLPTTKFRIPGFGDREFSLNPGPFNMKEHVLISIFANAGSAFGNGAAYAIGIVDIIKAFYHRKISFLTGWILVITTQVMGYGWAGILRKYVVNPAHMWWPSSLVQVSLFRAMHEKDESRMSRGKFFLIALICSFSWYVVPGYLFPTLSTISWVCWIYPRSVTAQQLGSGMRGLGLGAFSLDWSVIASFLYSPLVSPFFAIVNVAVGYLVIMYILLPIAYWKINLYNAKNFPIFSSHLYNAQGQIYNVSAIVNDKFEIDMAAYEKQGRINLSVFFSLSYGIGFAAIVSTLSHVALFNGKEIYQQFRASYRSKEDIHTKLMKKYKDIPAWWFHMLLFLSIILALALCIFMKDQIQMPWWGLIFAAVLALTFTLPISIITATTNQSPGLNIITEYLMGIILPGRPIANVCFKTYGYISMTQAVSFLNDFKLGHYMKIPPISMFIVQCVGTLVAGTVNMGVAWWLLISIENICQDQILPPNSPWTCPGDRVFFDASVIWGLVGPKRIFGSLGNYAALNWFFIGGAIGPFLVWLLQRTFPKHKWISLINLPVLLGSTAAMPPATTVNFNCWILVGTVFNFFVFRYRKQWWQRYNYVLSAALDAGLAFMGVLLYFTLTMEDRSVSWWGADGEHCELATCPTAKGVVVDGCPVF; from the exons ATGGCTCCCTGCGAGATCGACTCTGAAGCGAACTCTCGCGAATGCGATCCCattgacgacgacgacgaagaAATTACGCCAATCGAACAGGTTCGTCTCACAGTCTCGACAGAAGACGATCCTTCGATCCCCGTATGGACCTTCCGGATGTGGTTTCTTGGATTGATTTCTTGTGTACTCCTCTCGTTTCTGAACACTTTCTTCGGCTACCGTACAGAGCCGCTCGTCATTTCGATGATCTCCGTTCAGGTTGCGACGCTGCCGATCGGAAGGTTTATGGCGAATGTTCTTCCGACGACGAAGTTTCGGATCCCTGGATTTGGAGACAGAGAGTTCTCGCTTAATCCAGGACCGTTCAATATGAAAGAACATGTCCTGATTTCGATTTTCGCTAATGCCGGTTCTGCTTTCGGAAACGGCGCCGCTTATGCAATCGGAATAGTCGATATTATAAAGGCGTTTTATCACCGGAAAATCTCGTTCTTAACCGGTTGGATTCTTGTTATAACGACGCAG GTTATGGGATATGGATGGGCCGGTATACTGCGGAAATACGTTGTGAATCCTGCACATATGTGGTGGCCGAGCAGTCTGGTGCAGGTCTCTCTGTTCAG AGCCATGCACGAGAAAGATGAAAGCCGGATGTCAAGAGGCAAATTCTTCTTGATTGCACTGATATGCAGCTTCTCTTGGTACGTAGTCCCAGGTTATCTCTTCCCAACTCTGTCAACCATCTCATGGGTGTGCTGGATTTACCCCCGCTCCGTCACAGCCCAGCAGCTCGGCTCTGGCATGCGCGGCCTCGGCCTCGGCGCCTTCTCTCTCGACTGGTCCGTCATTGCCTCTTTCCTTTACAGCCCTCTTGTCAGCCCCTTCTTCGCCATTGTCAATGTTGCCGTCGGCTACCTTGTCATCATGTACATTTTGCTCCCAATTGCCTACTGGAAGATCAATCTCTACAATGCCAAAAACTTCCCCATCTTCTCCTCTCATCTCTACAACGCCCAAGGTCAGATTTATAACGTGTCCGCCATTGTGAATGACAAGTTTGAGATTGACATGGCGGCTTACGAGAAGCAGGGGAGGATCAATCTCAGTGTGTTCTTTTCACTTTCATATGGCATTGGTTTTGCTGCTATCGTTTCTACACTCTCTCATGTTGCCCTGTTCAATGGAAA GGAAATATACCAACAGTTCCGGGCTTCTTATAGAAGTAAAGAAGATATTCATACAAAATTGATGAAGAAGTATAAGGATATACCCGCTTGGTGGTTCCACatgcttctttttttgtcCATTATTTTGGCCCTTGCATTGTGTATTTTCATGAAAGATCAGATCCAAATGCCGTGGTGGGGACTCATCTTTGCTGCGGTTCTTGCTTTGACTTTTACCCTGCCCATCAGTATCATTACTGCCACTACCAATCAG TCCCCAGGGCTGAACATAATCACGGAGTACCTGATGGGTATTATATTACCAGGAAGACCAATAGCCAATGTCTGCTTCAAGACATACGGATATATAAGCATGACACAGGCAGTCTCCTTTCTTAATGACTTCAAGCTCGGCCATTACATGAAGATACCACCCATTTCTATGTTCATTGTTCAG TGCGTAGGAACTCTGGTGGCCGGGACAGTGAATATGGGAGTAGCCTGGTGGCTACTGATCTCCATAGAAAACATCTGCCAGGACCAAATCCTTCCTCCCAACAGCCCGTGGACCTGCCCGGGTGACCGAGTTTTCTTCGACGCTTCTGTAATTTGGGGCCTCGTCGGTCCCAAGCGAATCTTCGGCTCCCTCGGTAATTACGCCGCTCTCAACTGGTTCTTCATCGGCGGCGCTATTGGCCCCTTCTTGGTTTGGCTTCTTCAAAGGACCTTCCCCAAACACAAATGGATCTCCCTCATAAACCTTCCCGTCCTCCTCGGCTCCACCGCCGCCATGCCGCCGGCCACCACCGTCAACTTCAACTGCTGGATTTTAGTCGGTACTGTCTTcaatttcttcgttttccGGTACCGGAAACAGTGGTGGCAGAGGTATAACTACGTCCTCTCGGCGGCGCTGGATGCTGGATTAGCGTTCATGGGAGTGCTCCTGTATTTCACTTTGACTATGGAGGATCGAAGCGTGAGTTGGTGGGGCGCCGATGGCGAGCACTGTGAATTGGCGACTTGTCCGACGGCTAAAGGTGTTGTAGTTGATGGTTGTCCTGTTTTCTGA
- the LOC111789253 gene encoding protein odr-4 homolog isoform X2, whose translation MMVKAVVAEESRLTIVEDRLAQSAIPSEIGLVIGRLSSPLDRGFVFDLIPTPPNDAGEAACSLVGAIKDDKKKGSKGKSPAVDSSSLVIDKDWVAEHARQVRRMLPGGVKVIGVYVWASETAVKNSTLMLCQAVKAVAEAAPLSVIDSEARLLVHICYSPRRWTCRNFFLTSNLTSNSLRPCDFKMGRVLTSLQTYKCIYNFDMRLPVSRASNVQKLIDVIRNGISIQADVLKDAKAMIDGNLVVSAPSTLGDLHEIELLLPFLKDTSLEACRQKEVDGIVVFRGSVCSFAYLNSKEPVSEAVTEIKGDIITSLQSRLDIICDEVDADKEAQDVHEDANEVASEHVSQLFLHSLRKQCNLSFPRRVFVPWLADIYICDYLQPSETTVVLKEHCTELMSMEASMDMTTVLEPEKEALSLSAESFWDVAVPFQCAETSLEKKNRDDDTRTSSNATSSSKSSDFALYRWMAVISKTFQKLK comes from the exons ATGATGGTGAAAGCTGTGGTGGCAGAAGAATCTCGGCTCACAATCGTCGAGGATCGCCTCGCTCAGTCCGCAATTCCATCGGAG ATCGGCCTTGTGATTGGAAGGCTTAGCTCTCCATTAGATAGAGGTTTCGTCTTCGATTTGATCCCAACTCCTCCCAACGATGCCGGAGAGGCGGCTTGTTCGCTCGTCGGCGCCATTAAAGACGATAAGAAGAAAGGATCGAAAGGCAAATCTCCGGCTGTGGATTCCTCGTCTTTGGTTATCGACAAGGATTGGGTTGCTGAACACGCTCGCCAG GTCCGGCGAATGCTACCGGGAGGTGTGAAGGTGATTGGCGTTTATGTATGGGCTAGTGAAACGGCGGTTAAGAATTCAACCCTAATGCTTTGCCAG GCTGTAAAGGCTGTTGCAGAAGCAGCACCACTTTCAGTCATTGACTCGGAGGCAAGACTCCTCGTTCATATCTGTTATAGTCCAAGGAG GTGGACATGTCGAAATTTCTTTTTGACATCAAATCTCACATCAAACAGCCTGCGTCCttgtgattttaaaatgggaaGGGTCTTAACATCACTTCAGACGTATAAGTGTATATACAACTTCGATATGAG GTTACCTGTTTCGAGGGCATCAAATGTCCAAAAATTAATAGATGTAATTCGTAATGGAATTTCCATTCAAGCTGATGTTCTAAAAGATGCAAAGGCCATGATTGATGGCAATCTG GTGGTTAGTGCCCCTTCTACTTTAGGAGACTTGCATGAAATTGAATTACTCCTACCATTCCTGAAAGATACGTCTCTTGAAG CGTGCAGACAAAAAGAGGTTGATGGTATCGTTGTCTTTAGAGGCTCGGTTTGTTCGTTTGcttatttgaattcaaaagaacCCGTTTCCGAAGCTGTAACGGAAATTAAG GGAGATATCATCACAAGTTTACAGAGTAGACTGGACATAATATGCGATGAGGTTGACGCAGATAAGGAAGCACAGGACGTTCATGAGGATGCAAATGAAGTGGCATCAGAGCATGTTTCTCAGCTCTTCCTTCACTCGTTGAG GAAACAGTGCAACCTCTCATTTCCCCGAAGAGTGTTTGTTCCTTGGTTGGCAGACATTTACATCTGCGACTATTTGCAACCATCTGAGACCACTGTG GTTTTAAAAGAACACTGTACCGAATTAATGTCCATGGAAGCATCAATGGACATGACGACAGTTCTTGAACCAGAAAAGGAGGCTCTTTCCCTCTCAGCAGAATCATTTTGGGATGTGGCTGTACCCTTCCAATGCGCGGAGACTtcattagagaagaaaaacagagacgATGACACGAGAACCAGCAGTAATGCAACTTCAAGCAGCAAGTCCAGTG ATTTCGCTCTTTATAGATGGATGGCGGTCATTTCCAAAACCTTTCAGAAGCTCAAATAA
- the LOC111789253 gene encoding protein odr-4 homolog isoform X1, translated as MMVKAVVAEESRLTIVEDRLAQSAIPSEIGLVIGRLSSPLDRGFVFDLIPTPPNDAGEAACSLVGAIKDDKKKGSKGKSPAVDSSSLVIDKDWVAEHARQVRRMLPGGVKVIGVYVWASETAVKNSTLMLCQAVKAVAEAAPLSVIDSEARLLVHICYSPRRWTCRNFFLTSNLTSNSLRPCDFKMGRVLTSLQTYKCIYNFDMRLPVSRASNVQKLIDVIRNGISIQADVLKDAKAMIDGNLVVSAPSTLGDLHEIELLLPFLKDTSLEACRQKEVDGIVVFRGSVCSFAYLNSKEPVSEAVTEIKGDIITSLQSRLDIICDEVDADKEAQDVHEDANEVASEHVSQLFLHSLRKQCNLSFPRRVFVPWLADIYICDYLQPSETTVVLKEHCTELMSMEASMDMTTVLEPEKEALSLSAESFWDVAVPFQCAETSLEKKNRDDDTRTSSNATSSSKSSGINIMMAVFVLILAVIIGFVFLFMMGS; from the exons ATGATGGTGAAAGCTGTGGTGGCAGAAGAATCTCGGCTCACAATCGTCGAGGATCGCCTCGCTCAGTCCGCAATTCCATCGGAG ATCGGCCTTGTGATTGGAAGGCTTAGCTCTCCATTAGATAGAGGTTTCGTCTTCGATTTGATCCCAACTCCTCCCAACGATGCCGGAGAGGCGGCTTGTTCGCTCGTCGGCGCCATTAAAGACGATAAGAAGAAAGGATCGAAAGGCAAATCTCCGGCTGTGGATTCCTCGTCTTTGGTTATCGACAAGGATTGGGTTGCTGAACACGCTCGCCAG GTCCGGCGAATGCTACCGGGAGGTGTGAAGGTGATTGGCGTTTATGTATGGGCTAGTGAAACGGCGGTTAAGAATTCAACCCTAATGCTTTGCCAG GCTGTAAAGGCTGTTGCAGAAGCAGCACCACTTTCAGTCATTGACTCGGAGGCAAGACTCCTCGTTCATATCTGTTATAGTCCAAGGAG GTGGACATGTCGAAATTTCTTTTTGACATCAAATCTCACATCAAACAGCCTGCGTCCttgtgattttaaaatgggaaGGGTCTTAACATCACTTCAGACGTATAAGTGTATATACAACTTCGATATGAG GTTACCTGTTTCGAGGGCATCAAATGTCCAAAAATTAATAGATGTAATTCGTAATGGAATTTCCATTCAAGCTGATGTTCTAAAAGATGCAAAGGCCATGATTGATGGCAATCTG GTGGTTAGTGCCCCTTCTACTTTAGGAGACTTGCATGAAATTGAATTACTCCTACCATTCCTGAAAGATACGTCTCTTGAAG CGTGCAGACAAAAAGAGGTTGATGGTATCGTTGTCTTTAGAGGCTCGGTTTGTTCGTTTGcttatttgaattcaaaagaacCCGTTTCCGAAGCTGTAACGGAAATTAAG GGAGATATCATCACAAGTTTACAGAGTAGACTGGACATAATATGCGATGAGGTTGACGCAGATAAGGAAGCACAGGACGTTCATGAGGATGCAAATGAAGTGGCATCAGAGCATGTTTCTCAGCTCTTCCTTCACTCGTTGAG GAAACAGTGCAACCTCTCATTTCCCCGAAGAGTGTTTGTTCCTTGGTTGGCAGACATTTACATCTGCGACTATTTGCAACCATCTGAGACCACTGTG GTTTTAAAAGAACACTGTACCGAATTAATGTCCATGGAAGCATCAATGGACATGACGACAGTTCTTGAACCAGAAAAGGAGGCTCTTTCCCTCTCAGCAGAATCATTTTGGGATGTGGCTGTACCCTTCCAATGCGCGGAGACTtcattagagaagaaaaacagagacgATGACACGAGAACCAGCAGTAATGCAACTTCAAGCAGCAAGTCCAGTGGTATTAATATTATGATGGCTGTTTTCGTCCTTATCCTTGCAGTTATCATTGgctttgtgtttcttttcatGATGGGAtcatga